The proteins below are encoded in one region of Coleofasciculus chthonoplastes PCC 7420:
- a CDS encoding WD40 repeat domain-containing protein, protein MTQNWHCVQTLTGHSGKVNAVAISPQGGIFASGSDDQTLRLWQLKTGQRWEFWLKTLPGLMA, encoded by the coding sequence ATTACCCAGAACTGGCATTGTGTACAAACCTTAACTGGTCATTCAGGTAAGGTTAATGCGGTGGCGATTAGTCCCCAGGGAGGGATTTTTGCCAGTGGAAGTGATGACCAAACCCTCCGACTTTGGCAATTAAAAACGGGTCAGAGATGGGAATTCTGGCTAAAAACTTTGCCT